From the Haladaptatus sp. DJG-WS-42 genome, the window AACGCCGCCCCCGGAATCGACGAGGCCGCCGTCCGCCAGCCACTCGGCGTCTTCACCGCCATCACGCCGTTTAACTTCCCGGGCATGATTCCGCTCTGGTTCCTTCCGTACGCGGTTGCGACGGGCAACTCGTTCATCCTCAAGCCATCCGAACAAGACCCACTCGTCGCCCAGCGCATCTTCGAACTGATTGACGAAGCGGGCTTCCCGGACGGCGTTGTCCAGCTCGTAAACGGTGGCAAAGACACCGTGAACGCGCTCATCCAACACGAGGGCATCGCAGGCGTCTCCTTCGTCGGGAGTACGCCGGTCGCACGCCACGTCTACAAAGAATCCGCCGCCACGGGCAAGCGCGTCCAAGCACAGGGTGGGGCGAAAAACCACATCATCGTCGCGGAATCCGCAGACCTCCGCCACGCCGCAGAGCAGACCGTCTCCTCTGCGTGCGCGTGTGCAGGCGAGCGCTGTCTCGCAAACGACGTCGTGCTCGTCCACGAGTCGGTGTACGATGAGTTCGCAGACCTCGTCGTCGAACTCGCAGACCAACAGGTCGTTGGCTACGGACTCGACGAGGACACGGACATCGGCGCGATGATTTCTGCGCCCCACGCAGAGCGCGTGCGCGGGCACATCCAGAGTGGCGTCGACGAAGGCGCGACGCTCCTGCGCGATGGCCGCGACGTCGAAGTCGAGGGCTACGACGGCGAGTTCATCGGCCCAACCATCTTCGGCGACGTGACCCCGGACATGACCATCGCGCGCGAGGAGATTTTCGGCCCCGTATTCGGCCTCGTCCGCGTGAGCGACATGACCGAAGCGATCGACACTCTGAATCAGAGCGAGTTCGGGAACGCCGCGAGCCTGTTCACCCGCGAGGGCGCAGACGCCCGACGCTTCCGCAACGAAGCCCAAGCGGGCAACCTCGGCGTCAACGTCGGGACGAGCGCGCCGATGGCCTTCTTCCACTTCGGTGGCCGGAAGGCCTCTGCGTTCGGCGACCTCCACGCACAGGGCGAAGACATGATTCAGTTCTACACGGACAAGACCATCTTCATCGAGCGGTGGCCGGACGCCTAACTCACGGCTGAACTCTCTACTGTCTTTTTCTGCTGTACGAACGTGTCTGAGCAAACGCACGCAGCTTTATGGTATGATGTGGCGTACCATATGTTGTATCGGGAACCGCAAGGATACACCGAACGATCTGTTCCAGAAAATCTGATTTCAGACAGTACGGAAGAGGTTAGGGGCAACAACTGAGTCTCTGTGAAAGGAGAACGAAGTCAACGCTCCGAAGGAGAACCGAAATAACCCACAAACGTTGCCTTCCGGAAGGCGCGTTATGAAGGCCATGTAACGGATGGGGCGTAAGCATCATTCGTGAAACTGGGAAACCAGAAGAGCCGTAGAGGGGTATGGAAAACGTTTCCCGTTCGGGTCCTAATTGCGGCTCTCGGTTGCTATCACTCCTCTGAGTTTCATCTCTGAGACCACACTCACGTTTCGCTTGCTGCCAAATACTCGGTCAGCAGTGACGGAAAATCCCGCCCTTTCAGATACCTGAGTCCAAACCCTTCTGCCCAGTGGATAATGCCCGTATCTTCGGTCACGACGCCCGCTTCGAGTTCCCGCGCGAGAATGAGCAAATCGAAGTCCTCGCGCGAATCAAGAATCCCCCGGCGCAGCGTCGAGCGATACTCAGAACGCAGGTCTGAGATGACTTTGTCGACCTCGCTCAGCTGGTCGGTACTCTCTGCATCTCTCGACTCCTCTGCTTTTCGCACGGCTTTTTCAGAGACGCGCAGCCCTCTGTCTACGCGATTGCTCATCTCTTCGATGAACTCGTAGACGATTTCTGCTGGAATCATCACCGTATATCGGTCTGGATTCTTCTTGATGAGCCACGTGTTGAGCTTCGAGAGTACCTCATCTGAGACGCCTCTGTCCTCGAGCATCCGCGAGAGTTCGTCGTAAACAGAGGGAGGAATGTAACACGAGATGTGGAGTTTGAGCTTCGCTTCAGCGATGAGGTCTAACAGTCTATCGACCGCCTGCTCTAACTCTTCGTCGTCGTCGCGTATCTCCTCGGTGATGAACGTAGACGTGTCGAGCACGAAGCGTTGTTTCAACGGATAGTCCGCCATCACCACCAGTTCGTCTCGCATGGCAATAGATACCTGTGCTCGTGGTCGCCCAACACGTTATTGCGCTTCGGGGAATAGTTGTGTACACAATGTCCAATATCACGCCGTCGGAAGTCAGCGCACGACTCCGTGACGGGGGCGACAGCCTGCACGTCCTCGACATTCGAAATCGGGACGAGTACGAGGAGTGGCACATCGAAGGGAGCCACAACATCCCGGTGTACAACTCGCTGAGCGCCGGGCAAACTGAGGCACTGCGAAGCCGCCTCAACGAGATCCCAGAGGGTACAGAAATCGCCACCGTCTGTATCGCGGGCATCGTCTCCCAGAAGGCCGCTGCGGTCTTGCGCGATGAAGGCTACGACGCAAAGTCGATGGAAGGCGGCATGCGCGGGTGGGGAACCGTGTACGAACCCTACGACACCGACGTGGCCGGACTCACCCAAATCGTTCGCCCGGGAACGGGGTGTCTCTCGTACGTGTATGCAGACGACGGCGAGGCACTCGTCGTAGACCCCGCCCTCCACGCCGAGATTTACCAGCAGTTCGCAGACAACCACGACCTCGACATCGTCGGCGTCCTCGACACCCATGCCCACGCTGACCACATCAGCAGCGGGCCGCGCTTTAGCGAGTATCTCGAAGTACCCTACTACCTCGCTGAGACCGACGCCCACGACCTCTCGGGGTACACCCCGGTCGCGGAAGGCGACACCATCGCCGTTGGCAACAGCGACCTCGAAGTCTGGGAGACGCCCGGCCACACCCGCGGCAGTGTGGTGCTCCGCCTCGATGGCGCTATCCTCGCAGGCGA encodes:
- a CDS encoding CoA-acylating methylmalonate-semialdehyde dehydrogenase encodes the protein MVSLDALSQTGEVRNYVGGNWTAVESDDGQAVINPATGDELAYVPFTGTDQLDEAIATGQEAFETWRNTPVVERIQPLFRLKALLDEHQEELAEILVQEHGKTFDEAMGELRRGIENVEVSCGIPSMMQAGFLENAAPGIDEAAVRQPLGVFTAITPFNFPGMIPLWFLPYAVATGNSFILKPSEQDPLVAQRIFELIDEAGFPDGVVQLVNGGKDTVNALIQHEGIAGVSFVGSTPVARHVYKESAATGKRVQAQGGAKNHIIVAESADLRHAAEQTVSSACACAGERCLANDVVLVHESVYDEFADLVVELADQQVVGYGLDEDTDIGAMISAPHAERVRGHIQSGVDEGATLLRDGRDVEVEGYDGEFIGPTIFGDVTPDMTIAREEIFGPVFGLVRVSDMTEAIDTLNQSEFGNAASLFTREGADARRFRNEAQAGNLGVNVGTSAPMAFFHFGGRKASAFGDLHAQGEDMIQFYTDKTIFIERWPDA
- a CDS encoding RNA ligase partner protein encodes the protein MADYPLKQRFVLDTSTFITEEIRDDDEELEQAVDRLLDLIAEAKLKLHISCYIPPSVYDELSRMLEDRGVSDEVLSKLNTWLIKKNPDRYTVMIPAEIVYEFIEEMSNRVDRGLRVSEKAVRKAEESRDAESTDQLSEVDKVISDLRSEYRSTLRRGILDSREDFDLLILARELEAGVVTEDTGIIHWAEGFGLRYLKGRDFPSLLTEYLAASET
- a CDS encoding MBL fold metallo-hydrolase: MSNITPSEVSARLRDGGDSLHVLDIRNRDEYEEWHIEGSHNIPVYNSLSAGQTEALRSRLNEIPEGTEIATVCIAGIVSQKAAAVLRDEGYDAKSMEGGMRGWGTVYEPYDTDVAGLTQIVRPGTGCLSYVYADDGEALVVDPALHAEIYQQFADNHDLDIVGVLDTHAHADHISSGPRFSEYLEVPYYLAETDAHDLSGYTPVAEGDTIAVGNSDLEVWETPGHTRGSVVLRLDGAILAGDTLFVRSVGRPDLEGGADEAKEGANLLFDSLDRLNALPDDTMVYPGHFSNETIRPVADTIAAIRARNDLFGVADKAEFVETILADLPDTPNNYNQIKAINTGKEPLTQQAADLELGPNNCASN